From a region of the Coffea arabica cultivar ET-39 chromosome 3e, Coffea Arabica ET-39 HiFi, whole genome shotgun sequence genome:
- the LOC113737271 gene encoding F-box/kelch-repeat protein At3g23880-like: MAKKKHASKRLQRKEKRIVKFNFYIPPEVCENILVRVDVKNLCRFKCVCHGWYDLISSSRFTKKQFELLKPDPERNPDRIFMIYPHATIDMNACIGSQKYNDGRNLMNKKVRYPKPSSFGSLRIMGSCDGLVSLMSEYNKNKVILMWNPSTKDLLTLDVPESESVGYGHEFYWFGHNDCSSNNGSYKLVLCLRTTLYNPIYTIYVLNSNSNSNSNSSRSLYHWTRTAELQLISQMPYGRRLHGCRGTLLNGIVHWPSYCEVTAYHLSEATVRRIAVPSINHGDGHGWDQCFTLGVFDGCLGAICKPPENKFEIWIMKEYGVGESWTKYAQVEWFTKSKCLRPLGFLKNGEMMVDIDGRTLVRYSNNWKTGKVVISHSHRSNDSDAITYVPSFISPKEIEFK, encoded by the coding sequence ATGGCGAAGAAGAAGCATGCATCAAAGAGGCTCCaaagaaaggagaaaagaatTGTCAAGTTTAACTTCTACATTCCTCCAGAAGTATGTGAGAATATTCTCGTCAGGGTGGATGTCAAGAATCTCTGCAGATTCAAGTGCGTCTGCCATGGATGGTATGATCTGATCTCCAGCTCTCGTTTCACCAAGAAACAATTTGAGCTATTAAAACCAGACCCCGAGCGAAACCCTGATCGAATATTCATGATCTACCCACATGCCACCATTGATATGAATGCTTGTATTGGCAGCCAAAAATACAACGACGGCAGAAATCTGATGAATAAAAAGGTTCGCTATCCAAAGCCGTCTTCTTTCGGTTCTTTGCGAATCATGGGTTCTTGCGATGGCTTAGTATCCTTGATGAGTGAATACAATAAAAACAAGGTTATATTGATGTGGAATCCTTCCACAAAAGATTTACTTACTTTAGATGTGCCTGAATCTGAATCCGTTGGTTATGGTCATGAGTTTTATTGGTTTGGCCACAATGATTGCAGCAGTAATAATGGTAGTTACAAATTAGTTTTATGCCTTCGCACCACTTTGTATAATCCTATTTATACAATATATGTACTCAactcaaactcgaactcgaactcgaattcgAGCAGAAGTTTGTACCACTGGACAAGGACTGCCGAACTGCAACTAATATCACAAATGCCTTATGGACGGAGATTGCATGGATGTAGGGGCACCTTACTAAACGGCATAGTTCATTGGCCATCATATTGCGAGGTGACTGCTTATCATCTATCAGAAGCCACAGTTAGGAGGATAGCAGTGCCCAGTATCAATCATGGTGATGGTCATGGTTGGGATCAATGCTTTACATTGGGGGTTTTTGATGGATGCCTTGGTGCAATTTGTAAGCCGCCTGAGAATAAATTCGAAATATGGATAATGAAAGAATACGGCGTTGGTGAATCATGGACTAAGTATGCGCAAGTAGAATGGTTTACGAAATCCAAATGTTTGAGGCCACTAGGGTTTTTGAAGAATGGAGAGATGATGGTGGATATTGATGGCAGGACTTTGGTGAGGTATAGTAATAATTGGAAGACTGGAAAAGTTGTTATATCTCACAGTCACAGGTCGAATGACTCAGATGCAATCACATACGTCCCAAGTTTTATTTCACCGAAGGAAATTGAATTCAAGTAG
- the LOC113737270 gene encoding F-box/kelch-repeat protein At3g23880-like, with protein sequence MEDADRKIRKTEEKAGTKLPLVLCEKILLRLDVKALSRFKCVCNGWHDLISSSRFIRRHLDLSIADPEQNHHRVFLIFPLTTIDYRYFGFHVERKYCNKIIDKPLRYPREMSPFYLEIIGSCDGLICLLSGVKDKSIIIWNPSSQELVTSPLPFNHADLGFYWFGRDCMSDGYKLLVSSHRKYHKIYELSPYEGLYDWRKHKDEVIRPTRAFEKRGTYFNGNVYWPCLQNRHIVVSYNLSNAEVRGVPAPDIIRGNASFTLGVFDGSLCAICKPYKNFEIWTMKECSLGQYYWTNLIQLEGFEANSNMLRPLGALRNGDLIVDVDQKTLQRYYFNGNTPRIVKTHNVNHGMLSDAITYVESLVSPIDSIQFGPQQLRMTNEAHGCAR encoded by the coding sequence ATGGAAGACGCCGACAGAAAAATACGTAAGACAGAAGAAAAAGCGGGGACCAAACTTCCACTAGTTCTTTGTGAAAAAATTCTCCTTAGGCTTGATGTCAAGGCTCTTTCTAGATTCAAGTGCGTCTGTAATGGCTGGCATGACCTAATCTCGAGTTCCCGTTTTATCCGCCGTCACCTAGACCTTTCAATAGCAGATCCTGAGCAAAACCATCATCgagttttcttaatttttccATTGACCACTATTGATTACAGATACTTTGGCTTCCATGTTGAGCGAAAATATTGCAATAAAATTATTGACAAACCTCTTCGTTATCCGAGGGAGATGTCCCCGTTTTATCTGGAAATTATAGGATCATGTGATGGATTAATATGTTTGTTGAGTGGAGTTAAGGACAAATCCATTATCATATGGAATCCATCTTCCCAAGAGTTAGTGACTTCACCTTTGCCTTTTAACCATGCTGACCTTGGCTTCTATTGGTTCGGCCGTGACTGCATGTCTGATGGCTACAAATTGCTTGTATCCAGCCATCGCAAGTACCACAAAATCTACGAATTGAGCCCGTATGAAGGTTTGTACGACTGGAGGAAGCACAAGGACGAAGTAATACGTCCAACTCGAGCTTTCGAGAAGAGGGGTACTTATTTCAACGGTAATGTTTATTGGCCATGCTTGCAGAATAGGCACATTGTGGTTTCATACAATTTGTCAAACGCGGAAGTTAGGGGAGTACCAGCACCCGATATCATCAGAGGGAATGCAAGTTTTACCTTGGGGGTTTTTGACGGAAGCCTTTGTGCAATTTGTAAGCCCTATAAGAATTTTGAGATATGGACGATGAAAGAGTGTAGCTTGGGACAATATTATTGGACTAATTTGATTCAGTTAGAAGGATTTGAAGCCAATTCCAATATGTTGAGGCCTTTAGGAGCTCTAAGGAATGGAGATTTAATTGTGGATGTTGATCAAAAGACCTTGCAAAGGTACTATTTCAATGGGAACACTCCAAGAATTGTCAAAACACACAATGTTAACCATGGAATGCTTTCGGATGCTATTACATATGTGGAGAGTTTGGTTTCACCCATTGACAGTATACAATTTGGCCCACAACAATTGCGGATGACGAATGAGGCACATGGCTGTGCTAGATAA
- the LOC113737268 gene encoding F-box/kelch-repeat protein At3g23880-like, with translation MHDLPLELHEQILLRLDVKALLRFKCVCSCWNDLISSSRFAERQLELSIADHEEKHHRILQTFPLATVEFNECGGHRISKRIPLPPQFSSHYLRILGSCDGLICLLNFSAPSLFFNSKDILIWNPSTKELLTIPSPFGLVDPEFCWFGRDSNIIGAYKLVIGLRTQIYSSEDLPIIRILYSCGGGIYKWRGIETKFGSEIRSFSDPRGTHLNEIVHWPSSSSWFSHVVVTFDLSQEKFGTIPVPNMLHRNNGFTIGVFEKCLCAIFNFSPHKRYWWDRFEVWMMKEYGVKESWTMSMTLEGLEAFSIRPLAFLKNGELIADVDDNAHVKTYVRYSFKEKAAEVLKKHNGENSDAITYVESLISPKAQVICGELGFT, from the coding sequence atgcatgatctTCCGCTAGAGCTACACGAGCAAATTCTCCTCAGGCTTGACGTGAAAGCTCTCTTGAGATTCAAGTGCGTCTGCAGTTGCTGGAATGATCTAATCTCCAGTTCTCGTTTTGCGGAGCGACAACTAGAGCTATCAATAGCCGACCACGAGGAAAAGCATCATCGGATTCTGCAAACGTTTCCGCTGGCCACCGTCGAATTTAATGAATGTGGTGGCCATAGAATAAGTAAACGGATTCCTCTTCCTCCCCAATTTTCATCCCATTACTTAAGGATCTTGGGTTCTTGCGATGGCTTAATATGCTTACTGAATTTTTCTGCACCCTCACTTTTTTTTAATAGCAAGGATATATTGATATGGAATCCTTCTACGAAAGAATTATTGACTATACCTAGCccttttggccttgttgatcctgAATTCTGTTGGTTCGGCCGCGATAGCAATATTATTGGTGCCTACAAACTTGTTATAGGCCTTCGTACCCAAATATATTCTTCAGAGGACCTTCCTATAATCCGTATACTGTACTCATGTGGAGGTGGAATTTACAAATGGAGAGGGATTGAAACAAAATTTGGGAGTGAAATAAGATCTTTTTCCGATCCAAGGGGTACCCATCTGAATGAAATTGTTCATTGGCCATCATCTAGTTCCTGGTTTAGTCATGTTGTGGTTACGTTTGATTTGTCACAGGAAAAGTTTGGGACAATACCGGTGCCCAACATGTTACATCGAAATAATGGCTTCACAATCGGGGTTTTTGAGAAATGCCTATGtgcaatttttaattttagccCCCATAAAAGATACTGGTGGGATAGATTTGAGGTATGGATGATGAAAGAATATGGGGTGAAAGAATCTTGGACAATGTCGATGACATTAGAGGGATTGGAAGCTTTTTCAATTAGGCCGCTAGCGTTTTTGAAGAATGGAGAACTAATCGCGGATGTTGATGACAACGCGCACGTCAAAACATATGTAAGGTATAGTTTTAAAGAGAAGGCTGCTGAAGTTCTTAAAAAACACAATGGCGAAAACTCAGATGCAATCACATATGTGGAGAGCTTGATTTCACCTAAAGCACAAGTCATATGCGGAGAGCTTGGTTTCACCTAA
- the LOC113736352 gene encoding uncharacterized protein isoform X1 gives MMAPPTSRRKKWTEAEERTLIDKYGEMVCDGTLAKMKTREKKFKPIALYVNSVHHVRDPVTYPWQWTWKDVSVKVQNMRHQYALVKQKIKKMESVGDSGCGDEFDWMEGLTYWSNFLSYKEVFGDVSVVHNSCDSLAIVGDCNDNDGGFDGGVHGMDMTQFDHLGHVGDDDFAPGLDGVDNGIISLGFHYEREEGEENFNGGNKSNSHVKEDGDDGFVYEGTEPTGSDTRKKSKVSKGLEKKAWRFLANQLGQLREMETQFEQREADRERERLRRERLLMEIEQERDMKWQEREKEREEREISREKLRKQRILEWETMEKEIEDRERRRRDEDLMFERQWEERMNRSRLEWEKRMDDMLSQHRAQMSQIQTRLVHEQQSLTSQLLGIVSQWTGHPTGLSDHTGASSHYLNQMIQNLHHVNGLVHGDARVDGDNQEDQFIVDG, from the coding sequence atgatGGCACCACCAACTTCTAGAAGAAAGAAATGGACTGAGGCAGAAGAGAGGACTTTAATAGATAAGTATGGTGAGATGGTCTGTGATGGAACTTTAGCTAAAATGAAAACTAGGGAGAAAAAATTTAAGCCTATTGCCTTGTATGTTAATTCTGTACACCATGTTAGGGACCCCGTTACATACCCTTGGCAGTGGACTTGGAAAGATGTGTCAGTAAAAGTGCAGAATATGAGGCATCAGTATGCTTTGGTTAAGCAGAAGATTAAGAAAATGGAGTCTGTTGGCGATTCGGGTTGCGGGGATGAGTTTGATTGGATGGAGGGGCTGACGTATTGGTCGAATTTTCTTAGCTATAAGGAGGTTTTTGGTGACGTGTCAGTTGTACACAATAGTTGCGATTCATTAGCGATTGTCGGAGATTGTAATGATAATGATGGGGGTTTTGATGGTGGCGTTCATGGGATGGATATGACTCAGTTTGATCATCTGGGTCATGTGGGTGATGATGATTTTGCACCTGGTCTTGATGGGGTCGATAATGGGATTATCAGTTTGGGGTTCCATTATGAGCGTGAGGAAGGAGAGGAGAATTTTAATGGAGGTAATAAAAGTAATAGTCATGTAAAAGAGGATGGGGATGATGGATTCGTTTATGAAGGCACTGAGCCTACTGGTTCTGATACAAGGAAGAAGAGTAAGGTCTCAAAAGGGTTGGAAAAGAAGGCATGGAGGTTTCTGGCAAACCAATTGGGACAGCTAAGGGAAATGGAAACCCAATTTGAGCAGCGTGAAGCTGATAGAGAACGGGAGAGGTTGAGGAGAGAACGCCTTCTCATGGAAATTGAGCAGGAACGAGACATGAAATggcaagaaagagaaaaggagaggGAAGAAAGGGAAATATCTAGGGAGAAGCTGAGAAAACAGAGGATTCTTGAATGGGAGACCATGGAAAAGGAAATTGAAGACCGGGAAAGGAGAAGACGAGATGAAGACTTAATGTTTGAGAGGCAATGGGAGGAAAGGATGAATAGGAGTAGATTGGAATGGGAGAAGAGGATGGATGACATGTTAAGTCAGCACAGAGCACAAATGAGCCAGATACAGACTCGATTAGTTCACGAACAACAGAGTCTCACTAGTCAGTTGCTTGGTATTGTTTCACAGTGGACGGGTCATCCAACTGGTCTCTCTGACCACACTGGTGCTAGTAGCCATTATCTTAATCAGATGATACAAAATCTTCACCATGTAAATGGTTTGGTGCATGGTGATGCAAGGGTTGATGGTGATAACCAAGAAGATCAATTTATCGTGGATGGCTGA
- the LOC113737269 gene encoding germin-like protein 1-2, with amino-acid sequence MNLNDYPCKNPSDATSDDFCYKGFMNDNKVFNIYGLSISQATANNFPGLNSLGISMIQAELLKGGVVRPHTHPRASELVVCTKGRILVGFVTTDSVFLYKILKPKMVFVIPQAMLHMVINVGKGNALLYAKLQQSKSRSLFNSTPSVPDAA; translated from the coding sequence ATGAATCTGAATGACTATCCTTGCAAGAATCCTTCTGATGCAACTTCAGACGACTTCTGCTACAAAGGTTTCATGAATGACAACAAAGTGTTCAATATCTATGGGCTGAGCATCAGCCAAGCAACAGCTAATAATTTCCCGGGGCTAAACAGTCTTGGAATATCCATGATTCAAGCGGAGCTGCTCAAAGGAGGAGTTGTACGCCCGCATACACACCCACGGGCATCTGAGCTAGTTGTATGCACGAAGGGGAGAATCCTTGTAGGCTTTGTGACAACAGATAGCGTTTTCTTGTACAAAATTTTGAAGCCCAAAATGGTGTTTGTGATCCCTCAGGCGATGTTGCACATGGTAATTAATGTTGGAAAAGGGAATGCCCTCCTTTATGCAAAGCTTCAACAGTCAAAATCCAGGTCTCTCTTCAATTCCACTCCTTCAGTTCCTGATGCTGCCTGA
- the LOC113737195 gene encoding protein BOBBER 1, translating to MAIISDINAGDDQPQQQQTSPVDQSQQQQTPPVNQPEPEEEKKGENQEPPKPERLAPNKSNGLDMENYTWGQSLQEVTIAVPVPPGTKSRFVVCDVKKDRIKVGLKNSPPILDGEFFGLVKAQDSIWSLEDNDISILLTKQDKTNWWKSLLKGGPEIDTQKVQPEPSKLSDLDMETRSAVEKMMFDQRQKQLGLPTSEEIQNQELMKKFKEQFPNMDFSGSKILGGRQK from the coding sequence ATGGCGATTATCTCCGACATCAACGCCGGCGACGACCAACCCCAACAACAGCAGACTTCTCCGGTCGACCAGTCCCAACAGCAGCAGACCCCTCCAGTTAACCAGCCCGAGCCGGAGGAggagaaaaagggagagaaccAAGAGCCTCCCAAGCCGGAGCGTCTAGCTCCAAACAAATCCAACGGGCTCGACATGGAAAACTACACATGGGGCCAATCTCTCCAGGAAGTCACCATTGCCGTCCCCGTTCCTCCGGGAACAAAGTCGCGATTCGTCGTCTGCGATGTGAAGAAGGACCGCATCAAAGTCGGACTGAAAAACTCCCCTCCGATCCTCGACGGcgagttctttggccttgtcaAAGCCCAGGACTCTATCTGGAGTTTGGAGGATAACGATATCTCGATTTTGCTGACGAAGCAGGACAAAACCAACTGGTGGAAGAGCTTGTTGAAAGGCGGGCCGGAAATCGATACCCAGAAAGTTCAGCCGGAGCCGAGCAAGCTTTCCGATTTGGACATGGAAACGAGATCGGCGGTGGAGAAGATGATGTTTGATCAGCGTCAGAAACAGCTAGGGTTGCCGACCAGCGAGGAAATTCAGAATCAGGAGCTGATGAAGAAGTTTAAGGAGCAATTTCCAAATATGGATTTTTCAGGGTCTAAGATTTTGGGTGGTCGACAGAAATag
- the LOC113736352 gene encoding uncharacterized protein isoform X2, with amino-acid sequence MRHQYALVKQKIKKMESVGDSGCGDEFDWMEGLTYWSNFLSYKEVFGDVSVVHNSCDSLAIVGDCNDNDGGFDGGVHGMDMTQFDHLGHVGDDDFAPGLDGVDNGIISLGFHYEREEGEENFNGGNKSNSHVKEDGDDGFVYEGTEPTGSDTRKKSKVSKGLEKKAWRFLANQLGQLREMETQFEQREADRERERLRRERLLMEIEQERDMKWQEREKEREEREISREKLRKQRILEWETMEKEIEDRERRRRDEDLMFERQWEERMNRSRLEWEKRMDDMLSQHRAQMSQIQTRLVHEQQSLTSQLLGIVSQWTGHPTGLSDHTGASSHYLNQMIQNLHHVNGLVHGDARVDGDNQEDQFIVDG; translated from the coding sequence ATGAGGCATCAGTATGCTTTGGTTAAGCAGAAGATTAAGAAAATGGAGTCTGTTGGCGATTCGGGTTGCGGGGATGAGTTTGATTGGATGGAGGGGCTGACGTATTGGTCGAATTTTCTTAGCTATAAGGAGGTTTTTGGTGACGTGTCAGTTGTACACAATAGTTGCGATTCATTAGCGATTGTCGGAGATTGTAATGATAATGATGGGGGTTTTGATGGTGGCGTTCATGGGATGGATATGACTCAGTTTGATCATCTGGGTCATGTGGGTGATGATGATTTTGCACCTGGTCTTGATGGGGTCGATAATGGGATTATCAGTTTGGGGTTCCATTATGAGCGTGAGGAAGGAGAGGAGAATTTTAATGGAGGTAATAAAAGTAATAGTCATGTAAAAGAGGATGGGGATGATGGATTCGTTTATGAAGGCACTGAGCCTACTGGTTCTGATACAAGGAAGAAGAGTAAGGTCTCAAAAGGGTTGGAAAAGAAGGCATGGAGGTTTCTGGCAAACCAATTGGGACAGCTAAGGGAAATGGAAACCCAATTTGAGCAGCGTGAAGCTGATAGAGAACGGGAGAGGTTGAGGAGAGAACGCCTTCTCATGGAAATTGAGCAGGAACGAGACATGAAATggcaagaaagagaaaaggagaggGAAGAAAGGGAAATATCTAGGGAGAAGCTGAGAAAACAGAGGATTCTTGAATGGGAGACCATGGAAAAGGAAATTGAAGACCGGGAAAGGAGAAGACGAGATGAAGACTTAATGTTTGAGAGGCAATGGGAGGAAAGGATGAATAGGAGTAGATTGGAATGGGAGAAGAGGATGGATGACATGTTAAGTCAGCACAGAGCACAAATGAGCCAGATACAGACTCGATTAGTTCACGAACAACAGAGTCTCACTAGTCAGTTGCTTGGTATTGTTTCACAGTGGACGGGTCATCCAACTGGTCTCTCTGACCACACTGGTGCTAGTAGCCATTATCTTAATCAGATGATACAAAATCTTCACCATGTAAATGGTTTGGTGCATGGTGATGCAAGGGTTGATGGTGATAACCAAGAAGATCAATTTATCGTGGATGGCTGA